tctgccccGGCCCCACCCCAGggcttatttttaaagcacgTGTTGGGGAAATGTGGCAAAACGTGACTCTTAAATAAATGCCTTGGATTTGTAATGGAGTGggtgcttttgggggggggggaataatgAAGGGGTCACTGCAGTCTCCCTCACCTGGGAGTGACTCCAGGGGGTGGTGGGGTCAGGCTGGGCTGTGCACCCCCTCCAGTCAAGGCCATGCACCCCAGTCCATGCACCATATGCCTTACTGTGCCCCTTAACCCTGCCATGTACCACCCCAAGCCGTGCCCCCCATGCCACTAAGTGCCTCCCAGGCTGTGCAGCCCATGCTGTGCTCCCCCCCAATGCCATGTATCCccaggctgtgaccccatgcCAATGAGCGTTCCCCAGGCCCTGCTCCGAGCAGCAACCCAGCCCGTGCCAGGTTATGCAAcgccctggggagctgcagctgcaccCAGGCAGGAAACCGCAGGGCAAGGGGAGCGGGTGCCCAGGCACCCTGGGGACGCCAcattcccccccgccccagccggCCCCACTCTATAAAAAGCCCGGCAGGATGCAGATGTGTGGGTTGGGGCAGCCCCAGTatccctgccccccaaaagCAGGGTGGCTTCTGCCAGCATCAGTCTGGGGTTGAGTTACCTGCTTCCGCTCTCCCAAGCAGGCAGGTGACccctggggaggcagggggggGAGGCGAGGGGCTGCATCCCGAGGTCAGACCGGATgggcccccagccccaaaaACCTGCCCTGGTTTCAGGCAGCACCACGGCCTCGctgccagcagagcagagcctggCAGCCAGGTCCCAggtggggaagtggctgggtGTCTTGCTGCACGCTCCACAGCACCCACATCCTGGGCACCTGCCTGTCCTGGCACCCTCAGGGCCCCAATCCCTGCACCTCTGCAGACCCCAACACCATCCCTTCCCCATTGCAGCCACCAGCCCCAATCCtcccccatcccttccccactGCAGTCCCCAGCCCCAATCCTGCCCCATCCCTTCCCCCattgcagcccccagccccagtcctgccccatcccttcccccattgcagcccccagccccagtcctgccccatcccttcccccattgcagcccccagcccacctCCCAGGACCACCTGCCTCCTCTCAGCCAACAAGTTTATTTTACTACTTCATTACACATCCCAATCTTGCTGcgtccccctgcccccagtgCTGGAGGCAGCCCTGCAGCGGGTTGGCTCCGGCGCAGGGTGGGCAGAATCCGTCCCAGCAAAagggcagctcagccctgccGGAGTCCAGTGGCAGGCAGTGGCCACCAGGCAGGAGTGGGgtccctgcagggctggagaTGTGACTGAGGGGTCCTCCACTGGACCCTTCCTGTGGCAATTGCCAGGGCTGGACCCTGCCCCATGCCCCGGGGCCAGGGGTCACAGGccactcggggggggggggcattagTGAGTGCTAATGCAGCTTGCAGTGGACGGGGTGCAGCAGGGCCATGTGCTCAGCTCCTTTGAAGGGCAGCTTCTCAGTAGAGTAGTAGTGCACGACCTCGGGGATGCTGGCGAAGACGCCGCTGGCCTGGCTGAGCGTGTACTTGTTGTCCTTGGTCCGGGCCACAATGATGTGGACGCAGCCCTGGCTGGTCCTGGGCGAGCGGCGGACGTCAGTGGTGCCGCCAGCCCCTGGCGCCCACCCGCCCGCCCAGCGGCCACAGCCGCATCCACCCCTGTTTGTTCCCGTCCCACTCCGATTGTTTCGGCTCCAGGGGCTCCGCTTCCTCAGGAAGGAAACGCCACCAGCGCTCCCGACAATGCGCCAGGGAGGGGGACACGccatcccccccccgccccagcacaGCGCcaggatgcctgggtccccccaactggttggggggggggtgccaTCCCCTGGGATGTGGGTGCTTCCACCCCATCAGGGCTCTGGTGTGAACAACGGGGAGGGGTGCTCCTGCCACAGCATCCCTCCAGGGTGGgacccctccctccccggggcCAGGACCCCCACCACCACTCCACAGCTGCTATGCCACTCACTTGAGTGCGATGGAGTACTTGCCGCTGCCAGTCTCGCTGGTGCGCACCAGGTAGCCGGCCTCCCGGCACGCCTGCAGCCGGCTCTCTGCCTCGGCCCGCGTGATGGCCCCATGGTACCAGCTGTGGGGGGACGCCAAGGGGACGCTAAGTGGTGGCAAAGCACCAGTCACGCCCCCCTCAACCcacttcccccccgccttttcccaccccagctgccGCATGTGGCTTGGCCTTGTAACTCACGGCTGCTTCTCCAGTGCCAGGGCAGGGTCCACCCGCTCCCCGTCACCATGTTCAGCACCCGCCGGCTTCAGCATCTTCGGGGTCCAGCTCTTCTGGCGTAGGTGCTGCCATGGCACCTCCTCCTTGGGACGCTCTGAGCCCTCGAACTGgactgggggaggagggaatgaGATATAAGCCCCCTCCATGCTacctccatccccatccctagCTCTGACTCTCCCCAGCACCATCCCCAGCCCTAGgcccacccccttccccagcctcaTTCCATCTatgtccccatctccatctagtccaaccctccctgccgtgagcagggacatctcccACTcaatcaggttgctcagagccccatccaactgGACCTCAAATGTCTCCAGCaatggggcatcgaccacctctctgggcactctgtgccagtgcctcatCACCCAcagcataaaaaatttcttccttatatctaatctaaatcttccctcttttagtttaaaaccctTAGTCCTAgcactacaggccctactaaaaagtctgtccccatccccgtccccatcccctaCCTGACAGTGCTTTGACGATCTGCTCCTTCTTCCACTCCCAGGGCTGCTCGTACTCGCCCGCCGGGCGCTCATCATTCTCAGGCAGGCGCCCGTCCCCGGCCCTTGCCCTGCGCTCTGGGGTCCCCCCGgccaccccctccccgggctCATAAGGGGTGTCGTAGAGCTGTGGCCCCTTCCCCGTTGCCTCCTTGCCTGCCGGCCACTTGGCTGGCTCTGGCTtgccacccccctccccaggctcgCCAGGACTGTCCAGCAGCAGGATGGCTTTGACCAGGGGGTCCTTGGAGCCCCGACGGCGGATTTCTGCAGGGAAGAGGGATGGTGGGTCAGGGAGGGGGCTGTGTCCCCCTGAGATACCCCTTCCCAACTCTGGTGCTTGGGTAGGGATGTGCACCAGGGACCCCATGCCGGGGACACCCCATTGGGAACAGGCTTGGGAGGAGCCGGAGCAGGAAGGGGCCCATCCTCATGGCGCCTGGCCTGCTGTTGCAGCCCCGAAGCTGCCGGTGCCGTGGGCACAGAAACATGCCGGTGGGGCCGGCCAGGGTCCGCAGCGGCAGGATGCTACACCCTGCACTGAAGCTTGGCCCTGCGGGAGGCCACCCCAAGGGGCTCacacccctcccagccccctgcTTCGCCCCATGGCGCCAGGCTCCACCAAACAGCCTGGGCTGCCCCGCACGGAAAAAAACCATCAGCAGCAAATCTTTTATTTCCAGCTTCCGGCCAAGTCAGTTCCTGTTGTTCTGGCCAGCTGGGCGGCTGCCGCGCCGGCCGGGGGATCGCTGGCTGGGGGGCACGGCTGCGTGGGACCCTCAGGGGTGCTGTGTGTATCCTCCAGGACAGCTGGAGAGCATTGAGGGCTTTGCATGAGCCCCATGCACCCATTGGGTGATGGCAGCAGGTCACGGCACCGGGCAAGGGGCAGGCGGGCACGGGTCAGCGTCCGGCCTCGCGCCCACTTCTTATCTGGCCCTGCGCAGCCGCAGGAAGCGGCGAGCGGCTTTCCTGTTCCCGGAGCCTCCCTCGCCATGCGGCTCCGGGGACAGCCGTTCACTCCCGGCTGGGGAGCAGTGTTAGCCGCATTGCcgtggcatggcatggcacgTACCTGTGATCATCTGCTGGGCATCGTACGGCTCCATATAGCCATCATTCTCCCCCAGGCGCTCAGCATCCCGCTGCCCCTTGGTACGCTTGGCATCGTAGGGGTCGGCGTAGTCCTCCAGGATGATGACCTAGGGAGGGGACAGGCACCATCAGCCTCAGGGGGCTGCCAGCGGTCCCGTCAGGTGTCCCACCAGGTGTGACGGTGGTGGTGGAGTGGGAGAGGGTGGTGGGGATGCCACTGGCGCAGCAccaggcaggggacagggatACTGGAGTCCCCGGGGCAGGATGGCAGCTCATCTGGGGTAGATGGAGCAATGCCACAACCCCATGAGGGTGCACCCGGTGGCACCTTTGGGTGGGGGCAGAGCCCATCCCTATGCACCCCGCAGTGGGgaggagcctgggggggggactC
This genomic window from Haliaeetus albicilla chromosome 10, bHalAlb1.1, whole genome shotgun sequence contains:
- the SHE gene encoding SH2 domain-containing adapter protein E isoform X2, producing the protein MAAKWFKEFPSNLKTVSERARPGSGSLGKSRKNSAAELGGCRPGPGGGKEGGGRLSRDNLQGLLQAATGKMRKNSRVEGGTPEGPPKTCSTYINRLIKVEAHEKNGKGYPGPLPTGLPAPEQDKGKTPKTETVIILEDYADPYDAKRTKGQRDAERLGENDGYMEPYDAQQMITEIRRRGSKDPLVKAILLLDSPGEPGEGGGKPEPAKWPAVQFEGSERPKEEVPWQHLRQKSWTPKMLKPAGAEHGDGERVDPALALEKQPWYHGAITRAEAESRLQACREAGYLVRTSETGSGKYSIALKTSQGCVHIIVARTKDNKYTLSQASGVFASIPEVVHYYSTEKLPFKGAEHMALLHPVHCKLH
- the SHE gene encoding SH2 domain-containing adapter protein E isoform X1: MAAKWFKEFPSNLKTVSERARPGSGSLGKSRKNSAAELGGCRPGPGGGKEGGGRLSRDNLQGLLQAATGKMRKNSRVEGGTPEGPPKTCSTYINRLIKVEAHEKNGKGYPGPLPTGLPAPEQDKGKTPKTETVIILEDYADPYDAKRTKGQRDAERLGENDGYMEPYDAQQMITEIRRRGSKDPLVKAILLLDSPGEPGEGGGKPEPAKWPAGKEATGKGPQLYDTPYEPGEGVAGGTPERRARAGDGRLPENDERPAGEYEQPWEWKKEQIVKALSVQFEGSERPKEEVPWQHLRQKSWTPKMLKPAGAEHGDGERVDPALALEKQPWYHGAITRAEAESRLQACREAGYLVRTSETGSGKYSIALKTSQGCVHIIVARTKDNKYTLSQASGVFASIPEVVHYYSTEKLPFKGAEHMALLHPVHCKLH